One window of the Dehalococcoidia bacterium genome contains the following:
- a CDS encoding S41 family peptidase, with amino-acid sequence MAGLVFLAGALGFWLGQRGETSPTRQQTPAATADFGILQEVFQLLKTYYVDPEKVTPELLRQGAIQGMLAALGDPHTTYIDPQSHSLSIDIVTGTFEGIGARVDKDPITGNIVIATTFRGAPAERAGLRPGDVILAVDGQSTTGWTLTEAVRRIRGAKGTPVTLKVQHRDGTIEDITIIRETIVVPTVTWEPAQDDQGKPVPQVAIVRLDQFTQHTVPDLREALEQIKGQGYKAIILDLRHNPGGSLDATIRVADMFLDRGIILQQVERGGQRQVVEARRGGEGVDMPMVVLVGPGSASGAELLASALQDNGRAILIGERTFGKATVNQLHELSDGGALYVTVGRWLTPKGVPIEGVGVEPDIPVDGMTEALAQGRDLAMPIAIQHVRQLLARQ; translated from the coding sequence GTGGCTGGTCTTGTGTTTCTTGCCGGCGCCCTAGGCTTCTGGCTGGGGCAACGTGGGGAGACCTCTCCTACGCGGCAGCAGACTCCCGCTGCCACCGCTGACTTCGGCATCCTCCAGGAGGTGTTCCAGCTGCTCAAAACATACTATGTAGACCCGGAGAAGGTAACCCCAGAGCTGCTGCGCCAGGGGGCCATCCAGGGCATGCTGGCCGCCCTGGGTGACCCCCATACAACATACATCGACCCTCAGAGTCACTCCCTGAGTATCGATATCGTAACTGGCACCTTCGAGGGCATCGGGGCCCGCGTCGACAAGGACCCCATCACCGGCAACATCGTCATCGCCACTACCTTTCGGGGGGCGCCGGCGGAGCGGGCTGGCCTGAGGCCTGGCGATGTCATATTGGCCGTGGATGGCCAGTCCACTACTGGCTGGACGCTTACGGAGGCCGTTCGTCGCATAAGGGGCGCTAAGGGTACACCCGTGACCCTCAAGGTCCAGCATCGGGACGGCACCATAGAGGACATCACCATCATCCGGGAGACCATCGTGGTGCCCACCGTAACTTGGGAACCTGCCCAAGACGACCAGGGGAAGCCCGTGCCCCAGGTGGCCATCGTCCGTCTGGACCAGTTCACCCAGCACACGGTGCCCGACCTACGCGAGGCGCTGGAGCAGATCAAAGGGCAGGGCTACAAGGCCATCATCCTTGACCTGCGCCACAACCCGGGCGGCTCTCTGGACGCCACCATCCGGGTGGCCGACATGTTCTTGGACCGGGGCATCATTCTTCAGCAGGTGGAGCGGGGCGGCCAGAGGCAGGTGGTGGAGGCCCGCCGCGGTGGCGAAGGGGTGGATATGCCCATGGTGGTGCTGGTGGGGCCTGGCTCGGCCAGCGGCGCCGAGCTTCTAGCCAGCGCCTTGCAGGACAATGGCCGCGCCATCCTCATCGGCGAGAGAACCTTCGGCAAAGCCACCGTCAACCAGCTGCACGAACTGTCCGATGGCGGTGCCCTCTACGTCACCGTAGGGCGATGGCTCACACCTAAGGGGGTCCCTATCGAAGGGGTGGGGGTGGAGCCCGATATCCCTGTGGACGGCATGACGGAGGCCCTAGCCCAGGGCCGCGACCTAGCCATGCCCATCGCCATCCAGCACGTCCGCCAGCTCCTGGCGCGGCAATAG
- a CDS encoding ABC transporter substrate-binding protein, giving the protein MTEPSSYWQRFWQRRLSRRALMKGMLLAGGAAAASLGVACEEEKAPATPSPAAVRTPVPPKPGGTVRAPLVGLSSANPPTLDNYKELTYLAKIPAAWHYSRLLKYKAGPDIDLFDYSQVEGDLAERWEIPEPTVLIFHLRPNIRFHNKPPLNGRPLTRDDILFSAQRMSQESPDRGNWLAFVDRVEAPDDRTVRIILKGPYAPALTMLANPELFWIQPKEIKEANLQENPIGTGPFIFEGFEKDVAIRWRKNPDYYIPNRPFVDRWEASVVGDPSTIIANLKTKTFPFALLAAAVFPTAQAELPGFTFTFSKNAVPTLIYFNFDLQPWGDERVRQAFSLAMDREGMLKALDPTGKGGYHSAISQLPPWWLDPKSPDFGPNARYFQRNVAEAKRLLEAAGYPNGLDVKMYYSPVYGAAFNQMVELVAATVKDAGFRVTLVPQEYAAYLSTTFRGNIRDGIATGPLMGSPVDPEHIFSTVYHPNSPRHNWGGTGPGSIAQDKTLLDMFDKQRTELDLQRRIALVHDIQRYLAQKMYLVPHVAPAGVSGYWADMVGWGEKDVWFSKGGYAWTAEVGIHLWLKGA; this is encoded by the coding sequence ATGACGGAACCCAGCAGCTACTGGCAGCGTTTCTGGCAGCGTAGGCTCAGCCGTCGTGCCCTCATGAAGGGCATGCTCCTGGCTGGTGGGGCAGCGGCTGCCTCGCTAGGGGTGGCCTGTGAGGAAGAGAAGGCCCCAGCCACTCCATCCCCTGCGGCCGTGCGCACCCCGGTGCCCCCCAAGCCCGGCGGCACCGTACGCGCCCCGCTGGTGGGCCTTTCCTCCGCCAACCCACCCACCTTGGACAACTATAAGGAGCTAACTTACCTAGCCAAGATCCCAGCTGCTTGGCACTACTCTCGGCTCCTCAAGTACAAGGCTGGGCCGGACATCGACCTATTCGACTACAGCCAGGTGGAGGGTGACCTGGCCGAGAGGTGGGAGATCCCGGAGCCCACGGTGCTCATCTTCCACCTGCGGCCCAACATACGCTTCCACAACAAGCCGCCTCTCAACGGCCGCCCCCTGACCCGCGACGACATCCTCTTCTCCGCCCAGCGCATGTCCCAGGAGTCCCCCGACAGGGGGAACTGGCTAGCCTTCGTGGACCGGGTGGAGGCCCCCGACGACCGCACCGTGCGCATCATCCTCAAGGGGCCCTACGCCCCCGCCCTCACCATGCTGGCCAACCCAGAGCTCTTCTGGATCCAGCCCAAGGAGATCAAGGAGGCCAACCTGCAGGAGAACCCCATCGGCACCGGGCCCTTCATCTTCGAGGGGTTCGAGAAGGACGTGGCCATCAGGTGGCGCAAGAACCCCGACTACTACATCCCCAACCGCCCCTTTGTGGACCGGTGGGAGGCCTCGGTGGTGGGCGACCCGTCCACCATCATCGCCAACCTCAAGACCAAGACCTTCCCCTTTGCTTTGCTGGCGGCGGCCGTCTTCCCCACGGCCCAGGCGGAGCTCCCGGGCTTCACCTTCACCTTCTCTAAGAACGCGGTGCCCACCTTAATCTACTTCAACTTCGACCTACAGCCGTGGGGGGACGAGCGGGTCAGGCAGGCCTTCTCCCTGGCCATGGACCGGGAAGGGATGCTCAAGGCGCTGGACCCCACAGGGAAGGGGGGCTATCACTCGGCCATATCCCAACTGCCTCCGTGGTGGCTAGACCCCAAGTCGCCTGATTTCGGGCCCAACGCCAGGTACTTCCAGCGCAACGTCGCCGAGGCCAAGAGGCTCCTGGAGGCCGCCGGCTACCCCAACGGCCTGGACGTCAAGATGTACTATTCGCCCGTATATGGTGCGGCCTTCAACCAGATGGTGGAGCTGGTGGCGGCCACGGTGAAAGATGCCGGCTTCCGGGTGACCCTGGTGCCCCAGGAGTACGCTGCCTACCTGAGCACCACCTTCCGGGGCAACATCCGCGACGGCATCGCCACTGGGCCCCTTATGGGCTCGCCGGTGGACCCGGAGCACATCTTCTCCACTGTCTACCACCCCAATAGCCCACGCCACAACTGGGGTGGCACGGGACCTGGCTCCATCGCCCAGGACAAGACCCTGCTGGACATGTTCGATAAGCAGAGGACGGAGCTGGACCTGCAGCGTCGCATCGCCTTGGTACACGACATTCAGCGGTACTTGGCGCAGAAGATGTATTTGGTGCCCCATGTGGCCCCTGCTGGCGTATCTGGGTACTGGGCGGACATGGTGGGCTGGGGGGAGAAAGACGTCTGGTTCAGCAAGGGGGGCTATGCTTGGACGGCGGAGGTGGGGATCCACCTGTGGCTTAAGGGCGCGTAA
- a CDS encoding ABC transporter permease — MTAYVIRRLLLIFPTLLGVTLLVAAILRLLPGDVVDIMVSESAGAIDPQQLRHELGLDRGFLQFYWDWLTDILRGDFGKTFRGGRPIVDELRDRFPVTLELGLFALLISALVAIPIGVVAAIRQDTILDYISRSFAIGALALPTFWIATLAVVFAPRFFGKSFPLFYTPFWENPWANIQHVWAPALILGLAGAGPLMRLTRSQMLEVLRQDYIRTAWSKGLRERVVVLRHALKNAMIPVVTFLGLSIPALVGGSVVMESIFVLPGMGQFLMRSLLEREYLAVLAINLLVAVVVVFANLAIDITYAYLDPRVRFGGEH, encoded by the coding sequence ATGACCGCCTATGTCATCCGGCGGCTGCTGTTGATCTTCCCCACCCTGCTGGGGGTGACGCTCCTGGTGGCCGCCATCCTGCGCCTCTTGCCGGGGGATGTGGTGGACATCATGGTCAGCGAGTCGGCCGGGGCCATCGACCCCCAGCAACTGCGCCATGAGCTGGGCCTAGACCGCGGGTTCCTGCAGTTTTACTGGGACTGGCTCACGGACATCTTACGGGGCGACTTCGGCAAGACGTTCCGGGGCGGACGTCCCATCGTCGATGAGCTGCGGGACCGGTTCCCAGTGACGCTGGAGCTAGGCCTCTTCGCCCTGCTCATCAGCGCCCTGGTGGCCATACCCATCGGGGTGGTGGCAGCCATCAGGCAGGACACCATCCTGGACTACATCAGTCGCAGCTTTGCCATCGGGGCCCTGGCGCTGCCCACCTTCTGGATCGCCACCTTGGCAGTGGTGTTCGCCCCGCGCTTCTTTGGCAAGTCCTTCCCCCTGTTCTATACGCCCTTTTGGGAGAACCCGTGGGCTAACATCCAGCACGTATGGGCGCCGGCCCTCATCCTGGGGCTCGCCGGGGCTGGCCCCCTTATGCGCCTGACGCGCAGCCAGATGCTGGAGGTCTTGCGCCAGGACTACATCCGCACCGCTTGGTCCAAGGGGCTGCGGGAGCGGGTGGTGGTGCTGCGGCACGCCTTGAAGAATGCCATGATCCCTGTGGTCACCTTCCTGGGGCTGTCGATCCCTGCCCTTGTGGGCGGATCGGTGGTGATGGAGTCCATCTTCGTGTTGCCGGGGATGGGGCAGTTCCTGATGCGCTCTCTCCTGGAGAGGGAGTATCTGGCTGTCCTAGCCATAAACCTCTTGGTGGCTGTGGTGGTGGTCTTCGCCAACCTGGCCATCGACATCACTTATGCCTACTTGGACCCACGAGTTCGCTTTGGGGGGGAGCATTAG
- a CDS encoding MFS transporter codes for MRRALALRWAWPTYYGWWVVAAGAGALAVSSGISFWAFGLFFAPLEEEFGWTRSQVSGAVSVVWLVSGLMGPLVGWWVDRHGVRGAMLMGVLGNSATFFLLPWVKTLWHLYLLYGIGALFRAWMFYLPVQTLVSRWFRWRRGLAMSIANAGFGVGGFIFTPLITFLIERWGWRQAFFISGIVQLAYFLPVVLLVIKESPQSMGVEEPQVATVWSRGESPDKNDYTLAEAVRTPAFWCIVGAMFLSYMSMLSFLVHAVPFFRWRGISAEGAAAIMSANTGLYTTLRISMGWVGDRIPPLRLALAATLLQMIAVTLALISTSVPMLVVFVPMWASAQGAGPLLEPLLLSRFFGMAHFGAILGASGLFSSLGQVVGPYLTGWLYDATGGYDAALMMFIGAYGLAGLSFMALGVMTRRK; via the coding sequence ATGAGGCGAGCGCTCGCTTTGCGCTGGGCCTGGCCTACCTACTACGGTTGGTGGGTGGTGGCCGCCGGGGCAGGCGCCTTGGCTGTGTCCTCCGGTATCTCCTTCTGGGCCTTCGGGCTCTTTTTTGCGCCACTGGAGGAGGAGTTCGGCTGGACCCGTTCTCAGGTCTCTGGGGCGGTAAGTGTGGTGTGGCTGGTCTCTGGCCTTATGGGGCCCCTGGTGGGCTGGTGGGTGGACCGGCACGGGGTGCGGGGGGCCATGTTGATGGGCGTGCTGGGCAACTCGGCCACTTTCTTCCTTTTGCCATGGGTGAAGACCTTGTGGCACCTGTATCTGTTGTATGGGATAGGGGCCCTGTTTCGAGCCTGGATGTTCTATCTCCCCGTCCAGACCCTCGTTTCCCGCTGGTTCCGGTGGCGACGGGGCTTGGCCATGAGCATCGCCAACGCCGGGTTCGGCGTTGGCGGGTTCATCTTTACTCCCCTTATCACCTTCCTGATAGAGCGGTGGGGATGGCGGCAAGCGTTTTTCATTTCGGGCATCGTGCAGCTGGCGTACTTTTTGCCTGTGGTCCTCCTGGTTATCAAGGAGTCTCCCCAGTCCATGGGGGTGGAGGAGCCGCAGGTGGCCACGGTGTGGAGTAGGGGCGAGAGCCCCGATAAGAATGACTATACCTTGGCCGAGGCAGTGAGGACGCCTGCGTTTTGGTGCATTGTGGGAGCCATGTTCCTATCGTATATGTCTATGCTCTCTTTCCTTGTGCATGCTGTCCCCTTCTTCCGGTGGCGGGGCATCTCGGCAGAGGGGGCAGCGGCCATCATGTCCGCTAACACGGGGCTGTATACCACCCTGCGTATCTCCATGGGCTGGGTAGGGGACCGTATTCCCCCTCTGAGGCTGGCACTGGCGGCTACATTGTTACAGATGATAGCGGTGACCTTGGCGCTTATCTCCACCTCTGTGCCCATGCTGGTGGTGTTTGTACCCATGTGGGCCTCCGCCCAGGGTGCGGGGCCGCTACTGGAACCTCTCCTTTTAAGCCGTTTCTTCGGCATGGCCCACTTCGGGGCCATCCTTGGTGCTTCGGGGCTTTTCTCCAGCCTAGGGCAGGTAGTGGGCCCCTACCTTACTGGCTGGCTCTACGATGCTACAGGTGGCTATGACGCCGCCCTCATGATGTTCATCGGGGCCTACGGGCTAGCAGGGCTATCCTTTATGGCCCTGGGAGTTATGACACGGCGCAAATAA
- a CDS encoding ABC transporter permease, whose protein sequence is MAVEQRALGYRTVGQRVAAPLGVMVRGLWRFALRKPLGAFGALVLLMVVAMAIFAPWIARYPYDELHLSDILKGPSLKYFFGTDQNGRDIFSRIVYGAQVTAVVGLGSVALSAIISGVVGIVSGYLGGRVDTILQRVVDVWMSFPALYLLLTFAAILGTAGGGVLGIGRGPDWGPNIKGMSLIITLGIILAGGSSRVVRSAVLAIKAQPFVEAARVTGAGPLYIMLRHILPNVLPVIIVLATLQLGVAVLAEATVSFLGFGIPPPFPSWGQMLAGRARELGPHYPWIVLAPGAAIFLTVYAFNMLGDALRDLLDPRLRGMR, encoded by the coding sequence GTGGCTGTAGAGCAGAGGGCCCTGGGCTACCGGACCGTGGGGCAGCGGGTGGCGGCGCCCCTGGGGGTGATGGTGCGCGGATTATGGCGATTTGCCCTGCGCAAGCCCCTGGGGGCCTTTGGGGCGCTGGTCCTCCTCATGGTGGTGGCGATGGCCATCTTTGCTCCCTGGATCGCGCGATATCCTTATGACGAGTTGCACCTTTCGGACATCCTCAAAGGCCCCAGCCTCAAGTACTTCTTTGGGACCGATCAGAACGGGCGGGACATATTCAGCCGTATCGTGTATGGCGCCCAGGTGACGGCGGTGGTGGGCCTGGGGTCGGTGGCCCTTAGCGCCATTATCTCTGGAGTGGTGGGCATCGTTAGTGGCTACCTAGGCGGGCGGGTGGACACCATCTTGCAGAGGGTGGTAGACGTGTGGATGTCCTTCCCGGCCCTATACCTGCTGTTGACCTTTGCTGCCATCCTGGGGACGGCTGGCGGTGGCGTGCTGGGCATTGGCCGTGGGCCCGACTGGGGCCCCAACATCAAAGGCATGAGTCTCATCATCACCCTGGGCATCATACTGGCCGGTGGATCATCGCGGGTGGTGCGTTCGGCGGTGCTGGCCATAAAGGCCCAGCCATTCGTGGAGGCGGCGCGGGTGACAGGCGCTGGCCCCCTGTATATTATGTTGAGGCACATCCTGCCCAACGTCCTTCCGGTCATCATCGTGTTGGCCACGCTGCAGTTGGGCGTCGCTGTGCTGGCAGAGGCCACGGTGAGCTTTTTGGGCTTCGGCATTCCTCCCCCCTTCCCCAGTTGGGGGCAGATGCTGGCCGGGCGGGCTCGCGAGCTAGGGCCCCATTACCCCTGGATCGTTCTGGCCCCTGGGGCGGCCATCTTTCTCACCGTCTATGCCTTCAACATGCTAGGGGATGCCCTGCGTGACCTACTGGACCCCCGCCTGCGGGGCATGCGCTGA
- the smpB gene encoding SsrA-binding protein SmpB encodes MPEKEEKTITFNRKALHDYHILKTMEAGIELKGTEVKSIRDGRVNIRDAYVRPEGGEMWLVGAHIAHYPPAGRFQHDPYRKRRLLLHRRQIRELVQALRGEGMTIVPLRIYFRGGRAKVEIALAKGKRQYDKRAALARREAERRMREALRRLA; translated from the coding sequence ATGCCCGAAAAAGAAGAGAAGACCATCACCTTCAACCGGAAGGCCCTGCACGACTATCACATCCTCAAGACCATGGAGGCGGGCATCGAGCTGAAGGGCACGGAGGTGAAGTCCATCCGCGACGGACGGGTGAACATCCGCGACGCCTATGTGCGTCCGGAGGGCGGGGAGATGTGGCTAGTGGGAGCCCACATCGCCCACTACCCCCCAGCGGGCCGCTTCCAACACGACCCATATCGTAAGCGCCGCCTCCTCCTCCACCGTAGGCAGATAAGGGAGCTGGTCCAGGCCCTGCGGGGCGAAGGGATGACCATCGTGCCTCTGCGCATCTACTTCCGCGGCGGGAGGGCCAAGGTGGAGATCGCCCTGGCCAAGGGCAAGCGGCAGTACGATAAGCGGGCGGCGCTGGCCCGGCGGGAAGCCGAGCGGCGCATGCGGGAGGCCCTGCGCCGCTTGGCCTAA